Proteins found in one Mangifera indica cultivar Alphonso chromosome 15, CATAS_Mindica_2.1, whole genome shotgun sequence genomic segment:
- the LOC123198418 gene encoding probable mitochondrial saccharopine dehydrogenase-like oxidoreductase At5g39410, with translation MEDTQNSEFDIVILGASGFTGKYVVKEALKFLNSPSSPFKTLALAGRNRTKLNQTLQWAAHPSSPPSSIAIITADTTDPPSLHRLCGQAKVILNCVGPFRLFGEPVVAACADSGCDYLDICGEPEFMERMEAKYHEKAKETDSLVISACGFDSVPAELGLLFNSRQWIAPAVPNQVEAYLSLESEKRIIGNFGTYESAVLGVANAKKLLELRRSRPKRARPMIPGPPPKGPTLQHQKKIGLWAVKLPSADSVVVRRTLSILAENPHGLPGVNESPEQIEKREAFWSTVKPAHFGVRIGTKSLVGIFRIITVGIFMGLFSGFSFGRWLLLKFPSIFSLGWFKKKGPTEDEVKSASFKMWFVGHGFGDGSLASQGNVKPDMEIITRVMGPEIGYVTTPIILVQCALILLSQRNNLPKGGVFPPGIVFGSTDLQQRLQENGISFDVVSKSALKA, from the exons ATGGAGGATACCCAGAATTCTGAATTCGACATAGTAATCCTTGGAGCCTCCGGGTTCACAGGCAAATATGTAGTCAAAGAGGCCTTAAAGTTTCTAAATTCTCCTTCTTCTCCTTTCAAGACTCTAGCTTTAGCCGGCCGCAATCGCACCAAGCTGAACCAGACCCTCCAATGGGCCGCCCACCCCAGCTCTCCTCCTTCTTCCATTGCTATTATCACCGCCGACACCACTGACCCGCCGTCCCTGCACCGCCTCTGTGGTCAAGCCAAGGTCATTCTCAACTGTGTCGGCCCATTTCGCCTCTTCGGGGAGCCTGTGGTTGCTGCTTGCGCCGACTCAGG GTGTGATTACTTGGATATATGTGGGGAGCCTGAGTTCATGGAGAGAATGGAGGCGAAGTACCATGAAAAGGCGAAGGAGACTGATTCTTTGGTGATTTCTGCATGTGGTTTTGATTCAGTTCCTGCTGAGTTGGGACTTCTGTTCAATTCCAGGCAATGGATTGCTCCAGCTGTGCCAAACCAAGTTGAGGCCTATTTGAGCTTGGAGTCAGAGAAAAGAATTATTGGAAATTTTGGAACTTATGAGTCAGCTGTTCTGGGTGTGGCCAATGCAAAAAAGTTGCTGGAGCTTAGGCGATCAAGACCAAAAAGAGCAAGGCCTATG ATTCCTGGTCCACCCCCAAAAGGGCCAACCTTACAACACCAGAAGAAGATTGGTCTTTGGGCTGTGAAGTTACCTTCGGCAGATTCTGTAGTTGTCCGAAGAACACTTTCAATCTTGGCAGAGAACCCCCATGGTCTTCCTGGGGTTAATGAGAGTCCTGAACAGATTGAAAAGAGGGAGGCATTTTGGTCAACCGTGAAGCCGGCTCATTTTGGGGTAAGGATAGGAACTAAATCTTTGGTTGGTATCTTTCGTATCATCACAGTTGGGATATTCATGGGCCTCTTCAGTGGCTTTTCTTTTGGGAGGTGGCTTCTCTTAAAATTTCCTTCAATTTTCAGCCTTGGATGGTTCAAGAAGAAGGGCCCAACTGAAGATGAGGTGAAAAGTGCTTCATTTAAGATGTGGTTTGTTGGACATGGTTTCGGTGATGGCAGTCTTGCTTCACAGGGGAACGTAAAACCTGACATGGAAATCATAACTAGAGTAATGGGACCTGAAATTGGCTATGTGACCACTCCTATAATATTAGTACAGTGTGCTCTTATTCTTTTGAGCCAACGTAATAATCTACCCAAGGGAGGA